Part of the Verrucomicrobiia bacterium genome is shown below.
AAGGCCCTCCTCCCCGTCTTCCCGTTCCCGCTCGGCGACGAGTTCGGCGACGGGATTGCTGCCCGTTGTGAGGTACTTGCGTCCGCGTCCTCCCAGTTTTCGGGCCAATTCGGACCGTGTGGGCTTGCGTCGGCCAACCAGACTGCCGTCATCGGCCTTGGTCCAAACGATCTGATGGCCCGGTCTCCAGTCGAGCTCCCGGACAAGGTCTGCAGGCAAGGTGATCTGGTTCTTCCCGGTGATTGTAGTAATCATGGATCCAATATGACTCAAGGAATCATTGAACGTCAAGGGCATGAACTTCCTTCCGCTACGCGGAGGTCCAGGCGGCCGCTGATTCCGTGACGGCGGCGCCATCGGAGTGTGCTGG
Proteins encoded:
- a CDS encoding AbrB/MazE/SpoVT family DNA-binding domain-containing protein, yielding MITTITGKNQITLPADLVRELDWRPGHQIVWTKADDGSLVGRRKPTRSELARKLGGRGRKYLTTGSNPVAELVAEREREDGEEGLG